In Leisingera sp. NJS204, the DNA window CTGGATCAGGCAGCGGGCGCCTTTCCCTATGGTGCCAGGGCCGGGGGCGGCAGTGCGCTGCAACGGCTGCGCACCGGATTCAGCCTGGCAGGGTTGCCTGGCCGCCCCTGACGTGCTGCCCCGGACTTGGGGGCCGTGATCACACGCGCGGATCTGTCCGCTTGACCGCGGCGCAATTTGTGATCACTTGAGGGGATGAACCTGACTGCCCGCTCCCCCCAGGACGCTGCCGCCCCTGCCCACGACCGCGTCTACCGCGCTTTGCGCACCCGTATCATGCATGGTGAAATCACCCCCGGCGCTGCGCTGACGCTGCGCGGCATCGGCCGTGAATTCGGCGTCTCAATGACGCCTGCGCGCGAGGCTGTGCGGCGGCTGGCCGCCGAGGGCGCGCTGTTCCTGTCCTCTTCGGGGCGGGTATCCACGCCGGAACTGACAAATGAACGGATTGAGGAGCTGGCGGCCCTGCGCGCGCTGCTGGAGGTGGAGCTGTCCAGCCGTGCCTTGCCGCGAGCGCATATGGCCCTGATCGACCGGCTGCAGATGATCAACGGAACGGTTGCCGAGATGGTCACCAAACGCGACGCGGTCGGCTATATCCGCACCAATCTGGAGTTCCACCGCACCCTGTATCTGCGCGCCCAGGCACCGGCCATGCTGGCGATGGCCGAGACCGTCTGGCTGCAGCTGGGCCCCACCATGCGGGCGCTTTACGGCCGGTTGCGCCGCACCGACCCGCCGCAAAACCACCGCCTGATCATCGCGGCGCTGAAGGCCGGGGATGAACCGGGCTTGCGTTTGGCAGTGCGCTCTGACGTGACCCAGGGTCTGCGGCTCCTGGCCGGGTAGGTCTGCCTCCCGATCCTGCTGGCAGGTACGAGGGCGGAGGCACTCCCGCCTGTTCGGGTCAATTCGGAAATTGCCTCACAGTTGGGCGTGGCCCGGCGCCGTGGCGCCGGGCCACGCCCAAGGCCGCCAGCGGCACTGGCAAAGCCGGTGCCGCGCGGGCGCGGGAGGGTCTGCGTGAACCGAAGTTGCCAAGTTCCGAATGTCCTGTGTGCATTGAGGTTGAGCAAACCTCGTCCAGCCCCCTTAGAACCGGGTGATTACGGTGGCGCCTACGGATTGGAACCGGTCCATTTCCATCAGTGAAGCCACCGATTGCTCCAAGCTGATTTCCTGGCCGATCAGCCGGCCGGGCGCTAGCTTGCCGGATTGCACCATGTCCAGCATTGCACCGTAGCGATGGGCCTGCATGCCGTGGCTGCCAAGGATCTCCAGTTCATCCGCGATCACCCGCGCCATCGGAACCTGCGGCGTGCTGTGGTCCGCCAGCATCAGCCCCACTTGCACATGCTTGCCGCGCTTGCGCAGGCAATTGACCGAATTGAAGCAGGTGTCCGGGTGCCCCAGCGCGTCCAGCGACACATGCGCCCCGCCGCGGGAGATCTCCCGCACCGCTTCTGCCGCATCCGCGGCGGTGCTGGCATCGACCCCGGCAACCGCGCCCAGGCTGCGGGCCAGCGCTAGCTTCTCCTCGGATATGTC includes these proteins:
- a CDS encoding GntR family transcriptional regulator; the protein is MNLTARSPQDAAAPAHDRVYRALRTRIMHGEITPGAALTLRGIGREFGVSMTPAREAVRRLAAEGALFLSSSGRVSTPELTNERIEELAALRALLEVELSSRALPRAHMALIDRLQMINGTVAEMVTKRDAVGYIRTNLEFHRTLYLRAQAPAMLAMAETVWLQLGPTMRALYGRLRRTDPPQNHRLIIAALKAGDEPGLRLAVRSDVTQGLRLLAG